A window of Rattus norvegicus strain BN/NHsdMcwi chromosome 14, GRCr8, whole genome shotgun sequence contains these coding sequences:
- the Enoph1 gene encoding enolase-phosphatase E1 isoform X1: MTASVLAWAALAQRASAAGSPQPGPCVLPGWPRPRRRAGPARMTEDVPKRTRWAGKGSGAGEGKGHSRPGRATQGTPVCTRPGPPARAPPGCGGPAPALGVPGSGLGYSLLCSRPREAYFDGWRSRLSGGQWARAPCFPRPSNPGAPPLRLPTWSGPAPLACSLGAVPRAASSAIAGPRCRACLRASGRSLSPASRLLLGPRELKGSWGAGGAALLTSKAEPVVTSGREMVVVSVPAEVTVILLDIEGHFISVH; encoded by the coding sequence ATGACCGCCTCCGTTCTGGCGTGGGCGGCGTTGGCTCAGAGGGCCTCCGCTGCAGGATCTCCGCAGCCGGGTCCGTGCGTTCTCCCGGGCTGGCCGAGGCCGCGGCGGAGGGCGGGGCCTGCTCGGATGACTGAAGATGTGCCAAAGCGCACGCGGTGGGCGGGGAAGGGGTCAGGTGCCGGGGAAGGCAAGGGGCACTCACGTCCCGGGCGCGCCACTCAAGGGACTCCCGTCTGCACGCGCCCCGGGCCTCCTGCGCGGGCTCCACCAGGCTGCGGAGGGCCGGCGCCCGCGCTCGGGGTTCCGGGCTCCGGGCTCGGGTATTCGCTTCTTTGTTCCCGCCCACGCGAGGCCTACTTTGACGGATGGCGTTCGCGGCTTTCCGGCGGCCAATGGGCGCGCGCGCCTTGTTTTCCCCGCCCATCGAATCCGGGGGCCCCGCCCCTCCGACTGCCCACGTGGTCTGGGCCTGCGCCGCTCGCCTGCTCTCTGGGTGCAGTACCTAGGGCGGCTTCCTCTGCAATTGCGGGTCCGCGCTGCCGGGCCTGTCTCCGCGCCTCTGGTCGCTCGCTGTCGCCAGCTTCTAGATTGTTGCTGGGCCCTCGGGAGCTCAAAGGGTCCTGGGGCGCAGGCGGTGCTGCCCTCCTTACCAGCAAGGCGGAGCCCGTAGTAACATCCGGCAGGGAAATGGTCGTGGTTTCTGTGCCCGCCGAAGTCACCGTAATCCTGTTAGATATCGAAG
- the Hnrnpdl gene encoding heterogeneous nuclear ribonucleoprotein D-like isoform X1 has translation MEVPPRLSHVPPPLFPSAPATLASRSLSHWRPRAPRQLAPLLPSLASSSSRQGARRTQRHVTAQQPSRLAGGAAIKGGRRRRPDLFRRHFKSSSIQRSAAAAPGTRTARQHPLADGSATMEDMNEYSNIEEFAEGSKINASKNQQDDGKMFIGGLSWDTSKKDLTEYLSRFGEVVDCTIKTDPVTGRSRGFGFVLFKDAASVDKVLELKEHKLDGKLIDPKRAKALKGKEPPKKVFVGGLSPDTSEEQIKEYFGAFGEIENIELPMDTKTNERRGFCFITYTDEEPVKKLLESRYHQIGSGKCEIKVAQPKEVYRQQQQQQKGGRGAAAGGRGGARGRGRGQGQNWNQGFNNYYDQGYGNYNSAYGDESYSGYGGYDYTGYNYGSYGYGQGYTDYSGKSTCLPVKCFPLCRPVCVCVCVRACARAFSC, from the exons ATGGAGGTCCCGCCCCGGCTCTCCCATGTGCCGCCGCCATTGTTCCCCTCGGCTCCCGCTACTTTAGCCTCCCGCAGCCTTTCCCATTGGCGGCCGCGGGCTCCGCGGCAGCTCGCCCCTCTCCTCCCTTCGCTCGCTTCCAGCTCTTCCCGGCAGGGGGCGCGCCGGACCCAGCGCCACGTCACCGCCCAGCAGCCCTCCCGATTGGCGGGCGGGGCAGCTATAAAGGGAGGGCGCAGGCGGCGGCCGGATCTCTTCCGCCGCCATTTTAAATCTAGCTCCATACAACGCTCCGCCGCCGCTGCCCCCGGGACCCGGACTGCGCGCCAGCACCCCCTTGCCGACGGCTCCGCCACCATGGAGGACATGAATGAGTACAGCAACATAGAGGAGTTCGCAGAGGGATCCAAGATCAACGCGAGCAAGAACCAGCAGGATGACGG TAAAATGTTTATTGGAGGCTTGAGCTGGGATACAAGCAAGAAAGATCTGACTGAATATTTGTCTCGGTTTGGGGAAGTTGTAGACTGCACAATTAAAACAGATCCAGTCACTGGAAGATCAAGAGGATTTGGATTTGTGCTTTTCAAAGATGCTGCTAGTGTGGATAAG GTTTTGGAACTGAAGGAACACAAACTGGATGGCAAATTGATAGACCCCAAAAGGGCCAAAGCTTTAAAGGGGAAAGAACCCCCTAAAAAGgtttttgtgggtggattgagtCCAGATACTTCAGAAGAACAAATTAAAGAATATTTTGGAGCCTTCGGAGAG ATAGAAAACATTGAGCTGCCCATGGATACGAAGACTAATGAGAGAAGAGGATTCTGTTTTATCACATACACAGACGAAGAGCCAGTAAAGAAACTGTTAGAAAGCAGATACCATCAGATAGGCTCTGGGAAG TGTGAAATCAAAGTTGCACAACCCAAAGAGGTGtacaggcagcagcagcagcaacagaaaggTGGAAGAGGGGCTGCGGCTGGTGGAAGAGGTGGTGCTAGGGGACGCGGAAGAG GTCAGGGCCAAAACTGGAACCAAGGATTTAATAACTATTATGATCAAGGATATGGAAATTATAATAGTGCCTATGGTGATGAGAGCTATAGTGGCTATGGCGGCTATGACTATACGGGGTATAACTATGGGAGCTATGGATATGGACAGGGATATACAGACTACAGCGGTAAGAGCACCTGCCTACCCGTTAAGTGCTTCCCACTCTGtcgtcctgtgtgtgtgtgtgtgtgtgtgcgcgcgtgcgcgcgcgcatttTCCTGTTGA
- the Hnrnpdl gene encoding heterogeneous nuclear ribonucleoprotein D-like isoform 2 (isoform 2 is encoded by transcript variant 3), whose protein sequence is MEVPPRLSHVPPPLFPSAPATLASRSLSHWRPRAPRQLAPLLPSLASSSSRQGARRTQRHVTAQQPSRLAGGAAIKGGRRRRPDLFRRHFKSSSIQRSAAAAPGTRTARQHPLADGSATMEDMNEYSNIEEFAEGSKINASKNQQDDGKMFIGGLSWDTSKKDLTEYLSRFGEVVDCTIKTDPVTGRSRGFGFVLFKDAASVDKVLELKEHKLDGKLIDPKRAKALKGKEPPKKVFVGGLSPDTSEEQIKEYFGAFGEIENIELPMDTKTNERRGFCFITYTDEEPVKKLLESRYHQIGSGKCEIKVAQPKEVYRQQQQQQKGGRGAAAGGRGGARGRGRGQGQNWNQGFNNYYDQGYGNYNSAYGDESYSGYGGYDYTGYNYGSYGYGQGYTDYSGQQSTYGKASRGGGNHQNNYQPY, encoded by the exons ATGGAGGTCCCGCCCCGGCTCTCCCATGTGCCGCCGCCATTGTTCCCCTCGGCTCCCGCTACTTTAGCCTCCCGCAGCCTTTCCCATTGGCGGCCGCGGGCTCCGCGGCAGCTCGCCCCTCTCCTCCCTTCGCTCGCTTCCAGCTCTTCCCGGCAGGGGGCGCGCCGGACCCAGCGCCACGTCACCGCCCAGCAGCCCTCCCGATTGGCGGGCGGGGCAGCTATAAAGGGAGGGCGCAGGCGGCGGCCGGATCTCTTCCGCCGCCATTTTAAATCTAGCTCCATACAACGCTCCGCCGCCGCTGCCCCCGGGACCCGGACTGCGCGCCAGCACCCCCTTGCCGACGGCTCCGCCACCATGGAGGACATGAATGAGTACAGCAACATAGAGGAGTTCGCAGAGGGATCCAAGATCAACGCGAGCAAGAACCAGCAGGATGACGG TAAAATGTTTATTGGAGGCTTGAGCTGGGATACAAGCAAGAAAGATCTGACTGAATATTTGTCTCGGTTTGGGGAAGTTGTAGACTGCACAATTAAAACAGATCCAGTCACTGGAAGATCAAGAGGATTTGGATTTGTGCTTTTCAAAGATGCTGCTAGTGTGGATAAG GTTTTGGAACTGAAGGAACACAAACTGGATGGCAAATTGATAGACCCCAAAAGGGCCAAAGCTTTAAAGGGGAAAGAACCCCCTAAAAAGgtttttgtgggtggattgagtCCAGATACTTCAGAAGAACAAATTAAAGAATATTTTGGAGCCTTCGGAGAG ATAGAAAACATTGAGCTGCCCATGGATACGAAGACTAATGAGAGAAGAGGATTCTGTTTTATCACATACACAGACGAAGAGCCAGTAAAGAAACTGTTAGAAAGCAGATACCATCAGATAGGCTCTGGGAAG TGTGAAATCAAAGTTGCACAACCCAAAGAGGTGtacaggcagcagcagcagcaacagaaaggTGGAAGAGGGGCTGCGGCTGGTGGAAGAGGTGGTGCTAGGGGACGCGGAAGAG GTCAGGGCCAAAACTGGAACCAAGGATTTAATAACTATTATGATCAAGGATATGGAAATTATAATAGTGCCTATGGTGATGAGAGCTATAGTGGCTATGGCGGCTATGACTATACGGGGTATAACTATGGGAGCTATGGATATGGACAGGGATATACAGACTACAGCG GTCAGCAGAGCACTTATGGCAAGGCATCCCGAGGGGGTGGCAATCACCAGAACAATTACCAGCCCTACTAA
- the Hnrnpdl gene encoding heterogeneous nuclear ribonucleoprotein D-like isoform X2 produces the protein MTGTARSALPLPQSPARALRPSGAARAAPSLSPSRFSACPLDPSSFPTSGNKMFIGGLSWDTSKKDLTEYLSRFGEVVDCTIKTDPVTGRSRGFGFVLFKDAASVDKVLELKEHKLDGKLIDPKRAKALKGKEPPKKVFVGGLSPDTSEEQIKEYFGAFGEIENIELPMDTKTNERRGFCFITYTDEEPVKKLLESRYHQIGSGKCEIKVAQPKEVYRQQQQQQKGGRGAAAGGRGGARGRGRGQGQNWNQGFNNYYDQGYGNYNSAYGDESYSGYGGYDYTGYNYGSYGYGQGYTDYSGKSTCLPVKCFPLCRPVCVCVCVRACARAFSC, from the exons ATGACGGGTACCGCACGCTCcgctcttcccctcccccagagccCCGCGCGCGCCCTTCGTCCCTCTGGAGCCGCGCGCGCTGCCCCCAGTCTTTCCCCGAGTCGATTCTCCGCGTGCCCGCTGGACCCCAGTAGCTTCCCCACTAGCGGAAA TAAAATGTTTATTGGAGGCTTGAGCTGGGATACAAGCAAGAAAGATCTGACTGAATATTTGTCTCGGTTTGGGGAAGTTGTAGACTGCACAATTAAAACAGATCCAGTCACTGGAAGATCAAGAGGATTTGGATTTGTGCTTTTCAAAGATGCTGCTAGTGTGGATAAG GTTTTGGAACTGAAGGAACACAAACTGGATGGCAAATTGATAGACCCCAAAAGGGCCAAAGCTTTAAAGGGGAAAGAACCCCCTAAAAAGgtttttgtgggtggattgagtCCAGATACTTCAGAAGAACAAATTAAAGAATATTTTGGAGCCTTCGGAGAG ATAGAAAACATTGAGCTGCCCATGGATACGAAGACTAATGAGAGAAGAGGATTCTGTTTTATCACATACACAGACGAAGAGCCAGTAAAGAAACTGTTAGAAAGCAGATACCATCAGATAGGCTCTGGGAAG TGTGAAATCAAAGTTGCACAACCCAAAGAGGTGtacaggcagcagcagcagcaacagaaaggTGGAAGAGGGGCTGCGGCTGGTGGAAGAGGTGGTGCTAGGGGACGCGGAAGAG GTCAGGGCCAAAACTGGAACCAAGGATTTAATAACTATTATGATCAAGGATATGGAAATTATAATAGTGCCTATGGTGATGAGAGCTATAGTGGCTATGGCGGCTATGACTATACGGGGTATAACTATGGGAGCTATGGATATGGACAGGGATATACAGACTACAGCGGTAAGAGCACCTGCCTACCCGTTAAGTGCTTCCCACTCTGtcgtcctgtgtgtgtgtgtgtgtgtgtgcgcgcgtgcgcgcgcgcatttTCCTGTTGA
- the Hnrnpdl gene encoding heterogeneous nuclear ribonucleoprotein D-like isoform 1 (isoform 1 is encoded by transcript variant 2), with translation MTGTARSALPLPQSPARALRPSGAARAAPSLSPSRFSACPLDPSSFPTSGNKMFIGGLSWDTSKKDLTEYLSRFGEVVDCTIKTDPVTGRSRGFGFVLFKDAASVDKVLELKEHKLDGKLIDPKRAKALKGKEPPKKVFVGGLSPDTSEEQIKEYFGAFGEIENIELPMDTKTNERRGFCFITYTDEEPVKKLLESRYHQIGSGKCEIKVAQPKEVYRQQQQQQKGGRGAAAGGRGGARGRGRGQGQNWNQGFNNYYDQGYGNYNSAYGDESYSGYGGYDYTGYNYGSYGYGQGYTDYSGQQSTYGKASRGGGNHQNNYQPY, from the exons ATGACGGGTACCGCACGCTCcgctcttcccctcccccagagccCCGCGCGCGCCCTTCGTCCCTCTGGAGCCGCGCGCGCTGCCCCCAGTCTTTCCCCGAGTCGATTCTCCGCGTGCCCGCTGGACCCCAGTAGCTTCCCCACTAGCGGAAA TAAAATGTTTATTGGAGGCTTGAGCTGGGATACAAGCAAGAAAGATCTGACTGAATATTTGTCTCGGTTTGGGGAAGTTGTAGACTGCACAATTAAAACAGATCCAGTCACTGGAAGATCAAGAGGATTTGGATTTGTGCTTTTCAAAGATGCTGCTAGTGTGGATAAG GTTTTGGAACTGAAGGAACACAAACTGGATGGCAAATTGATAGACCCCAAAAGGGCCAAAGCTTTAAAGGGGAAAGAACCCCCTAAAAAGgtttttgtgggtggattgagtCCAGATACTTCAGAAGAACAAATTAAAGAATATTTTGGAGCCTTCGGAGAG ATAGAAAACATTGAGCTGCCCATGGATACGAAGACTAATGAGAGAAGAGGATTCTGTTTTATCACATACACAGACGAAGAGCCAGTAAAGAAACTGTTAGAAAGCAGATACCATCAGATAGGCTCTGGGAAG TGTGAAATCAAAGTTGCACAACCCAAAGAGGTGtacaggcagcagcagcagcaacagaaaggTGGAAGAGGGGCTGCGGCTGGTGGAAGAGGTGGTGCTAGGGGACGCGGAAGAG GTCAGGGCCAAAACTGGAACCAAGGATTTAATAACTATTATGATCAAGGATATGGAAATTATAATAGTGCCTATGGTGATGAGAGCTATAGTGGCTATGGCGGCTATGACTATACGGGGTATAACTATGGGAGCTATGGATATGGACAGGGATATACAGACTACAGCG GTCAGCAGAGCACTTATGGCAAGGCATCCCGAGGGGGTGGCAATCACCAGAACAATTACCAGCCCTACTAA